CCTTTGTCGATTTGTTCTTCCCGCCATCGATTAAGCCGATATCGTGCACCAGACTTTCGTTTCAATTTCAGATTAATTTTTAGGGCTTCTTTTTCAAGAAAACGTTTAGTCTCCTGATTGTTTGTGTAATTAATTATTTTTAAATTTAATTTCAGTCCCAATTCATAATCTTTTTTTCCTGACTGGACAATATTCTTTCGGGTAGATGAAGAGGTCTTTCCCGTACGAATAAAATGTTTTATGATTTTTTCAAGTTCATCTTTTCGGAGTTTTGAGAAATGGCGAACGCCTATCTCTTTTGCAAAACTCTTGATTTCACTGGCATACCAATAGCCATTATCGAATTCAGTTTCTGTGATTTTTTTGGTTAATTTTTTTTTCATAAAAATGAAAATTTTAAAAATGAATCTTGAATCGTTCCGGCGTTACTGCCTTTCCAAGAAAAGCGTTACCGAAGGATTTCCGTTCGACGAAGAAACACTGGTTTTTAAAGTCGCCGGAAAAATGTTCGCACTGACCGATGTTCACCTTTTTGACAGCATTAATTTAAAATGCGATCCTGAAAAAGCTATTGAATTACGCGAGCGATACGAGCAGGTCATTCCGGGTTATCACATGAACAAAAAACATTGGAATACGGTTTTGATAGACGGAACGTTGCCGGACAAGTTGATTTATGAGTGGATCGATGATTCCTATCATCTCGTCGTACAAACACTCCCGCTCGGCGTACGTAAAAAGCTGCAATAGGTTTTTACGTATTCTTTTTTATCCCTGTCGATACTGTTCAACC
This genomic window from bacterium contains:
- a CDS encoding SAP domain-containing protein, which gives rise to MKKKLTKKITETEFDNGYWYASEIKSFAKEIGVRHFSKLRKDELEKIIKHFIRTGKTSSSTRKNIVQSGKKDYELGLKLNLKIINYTNNQETKRFLEKEALKINLKLKRKSGARYRLNRWREEQIDKGRKITYGDLVRQYVKLNDTSRPFKKIPHGRYINFLADYLANEKNRNREDAIKAWKKLKKLNIPKDYQSWKKSNRS
- a CDS encoding MmcQ/YjbR family DNA-binding protein, whose protein sequence is MNLESFRRYCLSKKSVTEGFPFDEETLVFKVAGKMFALTDVHLFDSINLKCDPEKAIELRERYEQVIPGYHMNKKHWNTVLIDGTLPDKLIYEWIDDSYHLVVQTLPLGVRKKLQ